The Sinomonas sp. P10A9 genome contains the following window.
CAGCCTGAAGGATGCGGCCATCGGCCTCTCGGAGGATGCCGTCGCGGCGGGATGGAACCGCGCACGCCAGATGGCGATTGCGGAGGGGGTCCAGGTATGCGAGCTCCACCATCAGGTCAAGCGCGGACCCAACGGGGCAGCACCGACGACCCTCGCAGACGTGTACGGCTCGACGTGGCTCACGGGCGGTGCTGGCTCGGTGATTCTCCTCTACGGCAAGGCGGGAGATCCGATCGTGCGGCTGCTCCACCTGAAGCAGTCCCAGAACGACGTCGGACCGCTGGATATATTCCACGACCAGGACTCCGGAGAGATCAGCGTCTGGTCCGGAGAGATAGACCCGCTGGCGCTCGCGCGGAACGCCGGTAGGGACGGCATCACGAAGAGGCGGCTGGCCGAGATCATGTTCGCACGGGACCGCCCCACCGACGCCGAGATTGCGAAGGCAGGCCGAAGGCTGCACCAGTGCGTTCGTCGGGGTGAGCTAGTGATCCGTGATGGGTCAGCGGAAGCGACGCTCGGCACCCAGTCGAAGGTCTACGTCCTTCCCGAGTACCTCGACTTCGCGGACGACGAGGGGGGTACGGAAACGTGATTAAGCCTTACGGGGGGGTTACGCACCCCTTTTGCCTACGTCCTACGCAAGCCCTTACGGATCCCCGGAATCAAGCCTTACGCAGCCCCTTACGGCCCTTACGCCCGGCTACCTTACGCTCGCCCCCCTCCCTAAGGGGGGCGAACGCGTAACCCCCCCCCTCACGAGAGAGGAATCCCATCACTGCCTTGGGCAGCTGAACACCGAGAAGAAGGAGACGCAGTCATGACCACCACCACCACGCCAGCTGTTCCCGTAGCCCTCACGCGGAAGGCGCTCGACGCCACCATCCGGGACCTCGGCGGGAAGTACGTCCGCTCCTCTCAGGGATGGCACTACTGGCACATCCCGACTCCGGTCGCGCCGATTGAGGTCGGTGCGCTCATCCGCCAGAGGGTCACGCACATCGGAGTGGACCGGGTGTACTTCCCGGGCGCACTCACCGCCGCAGGCAATCGGCCATGGGCCGAGCCCGAGGCCTACGCGACCCTGCTCCCGTACCTCGACCGCGCTGTTGCTGCTGGCGCGAGCGCTATGACGATCCCGGGGTGCACTGGTCCCTACTCAGAGTGCGCCGTCGTGAACGGGGAGCTGGACGAGCTGCTCCGCCGCTGGATCGCGATGGAGCGTCGCTGGATCGCGAATCCGGGTCAGAACGAGAACGAGGGCGACGGGGCCTCCCCCTCGTGGCAATGCGGCATCTGCGGCGAGCTGCGCCATCTCAACGACGGCCACCGCCACCCACGCCAGAAGGCCTCATGAGCGCCTGCGTCGTTGCGGCATATACGCCGTACCCCGTACCCCGTATCGCAGCGCGAAGGTTGCCGACTGGAAGGCTGCCCACTATGACTGCCTTCCAGCAGCACTAGGAAGGGAGCAGGGCCATGGCAAAGCAGCGCCACGACATCGGGGTGATGAAGCGCATGCGCGCGAAGGCGGAGTCCGTCCGCCGACACGAGGTGGCACACCGTGTCGCGAGGAAGGCGGCACGCCGTGCCCCACGATGACGGCAAGGGGACGCTCCTGATCCGGGCCATCGATGCCCACCTCACGAGGACGTGGGAGTTCGGCGCCATCACCCGTGCGTCGAGCACGCTACGCGTGACCCGTGCTCGGATCATGCTGCCGAAGGGCGACGGCTTCGTTGACGGGATCGCCGTGAGGGCCAGCGGGCGCGACCGGCTCGTGCTGACGCAGGAGGGCGCGGCTGCCCTGTTCGAGCAGCTTCAACGGCTACTCAGCCGCCGCTAAGCCGAATCACCCGCCAGACGGCGCGAGACGGCACGAGAGCCCCGGCTCGGCACAGCTGGGGGGCAACCGTAGCCGAACGCGGGTAGACGCCGGCAGACGGGCGAGGGCAACGGGCAACCGGGATCCAGTGGTGAGGCGAACATGAGAACAGCTGATCTCGGCGGTACGCCTGCGCCTCTCGCGGCCGAACACGGTAGTCCGGCGGCAACTACCCGTCCCCGCCCTGTCGCGGCCGAACACGCCTACCCGGTGAGCTCCTGGGGGGCCTATGTGCCCCCGGTTCCGAGGCCTTACGGCGACGTCGTTGACACACATGCTGACATTCACCGAGTCGCGCCCATCCCGCCGACCAGGAGGGCTGATCCGCCCCGTCTCGCCCACCCTCACGGGGGTCCATCCTCGATGCCGGGTTGGCACGACAGAGGAGTTCCCGAGAAGCCCGGACCTGAAGAAGAGGAGCGCTATCATAGATTCTGTCGGATGTCAAGAGGATATTCGCGGAAATGAAGAAAGGGCTCCCGGCCATGACTACACACCCCATCCACACACTGGAGACGCTTCGCAGCGCGCTCGCTCTCTGCGAGCATCTGGACGGCCCACCCGCCCGCGCAGCACATCTTCGCGCCGAGATCCAGAGAGCGGAGGTCTTCGAGGACTGGATCGGGACCCTTGCCGCACCCGTCAGGAGCGCCACCCGCGCCCTCGGCGCCGCGCGTGAGCGCCTCTTCACGGCAGCCCTTGAGGGCTCACCTGACATCGATCCCTCACGGGATGAGGTCCGGGAGGCAGAGCGCGAGCTCCGCCTCACCGCGAGAGACGCGGGCCTTCCGCAGATCCAGATCCGGAGGCTTCTCGAGTACGGAGAGGTCACCGACGCGGACATCCGCCAGACTGTCCAGGAGGAGAAGGAAGACCGCGCGATGGCGAAGAGTGGCTTCGAGAGGCTCTACGACATCCGTGACGGCCAGCCGGTGACGTTCTTCCGTCCCGTGGGGGGCTCCCGATCATGAACCAGAGAACAGCTATCGAGATCCCCCTCGCGGAGCTCCGCAAAGCGCGGCTGACGGTCCACTTCGCGACGATGATCGCATCCTTCGGAGATCCGCCGCCACCGGAGATCTCCGAGAACTTCGAGGCCACGCGGACGCGCCTCCCATCCCTGGAGCGGGCCTTCCGGTCCGCCGCGAGGCAGGCTGGCCTCTCGCGCCGTGAGATCAGCGACCTGATTGACAGCGACGGCTACTCGGAGAGGGACGCTCTCGTGGACGGCGAGATCCTGCGTGCCGTCGTCGAGGCTGGCATCGAGAAGGAGCATCGGGAGCTGCTGGGGGAAGAGCCCAATGACGATGACCTCAATGATCTGATCTCGCAGATAGGTCTCATCGAAGCCGCCGAGAGCACGCGCCCTCGCTCGGCGCTCGCCCGCGCCGCAGACGTGGTGGTAGTGGCGGTGCAGGCGACGTGGTGGATTATCACGGACAAGATCCGAGAGTGGAGGAGCGGTCATGGCCGAGCGCCGTCCGCCCACTGAGGCCGAGCGGGCGCGGGCGCGCCTTGGCGTTGCCTGCCGCACCGGCAACGCAGCCGCCCAGACGGAGGCGCGGCGCGATCTCGCCGCCCTCAAGATCGAGGCATTCATCGCCCGGACGCTCGCCGGTGCCCCACCCATCACGGCACAGCAGCGGGAGCGAATATTCCGCGCAGTGCTCGACTCAACAACCTAGAAGGAGACCCGATGACGCGCACCCAGATCTACGACGAGGCCTACTCCAGAATCCCCGGCTACGACGCCGCCACACGCGACACGGCCACCGCATCCGCCTGGATGACCGAGCTGTCCGCGCCGCCGTCCGCGCTCCAGGTGGACACCGCCGCAGAGCTGCGCGCCGCCGCCGACGCGGGGAAGCCATTCCCGCGTGACCTGCCCGCCCGGGTTCGCGAGGCGCAGGCAGCCGCGACGGACCATTTCACGGCCCTCACGATGGTCCGGGAATTCGCCGCCGACGCGAAGGCGCGGCAGCAGGCCGCTCTAGCGTCCGGTGCGGACCACGGGCTGGCCTACCTACGCGGGGAGCTGGAGTCGCTCGTCACAGAGGTACGCGGGGCCGCGCGGTCGCTCCGGTCGCTGCCCACCGACCCGCTCGACGTCGCAACCGACCCGACCGCGGATCGCCGCCTCCGTGAGGCAGCCGATCTAGTCGAGCGGTACAGCGCCATCCGCGACGTGCAGCGGACACTCATCCGCACCGCGAGCAGCAGCACCCGCGCCACCGACAACGGCACGCGGATGTACCTCACGGCGGGGCAGGTTGCCGACTTCCTGGACGCGGACCAGTACTGGATCCAGCGCCGCCGCGACAACGGGCGCTGGCCCTCCGACCTCCGCACGCTCTCCCCCGAGCAGGAGGCGCTCCGTGAGTGGCTGACGCGGTCGGTCACCCCGATGATCGACGGAGAGGAGTGGCGCGCGTCCCTTCCGTCCGGCACCCTCGCCGAGAAGGCAGAAGCCCTCGCCCGCATCTGCACACACGCCCACCCGTGGATGCCGTCGATGGACGACCTCGCGAATGCCTTCTGGACCGCTGGCGATGCCACCGAGGGCAACGCCAGTTCTCCGCTCGCCGCCGAGGGCGGCATCAGGGCAGTGCACCGGGTCGCCGCGATCACCGGCCACACGAGCGAGGGCGCGCCGCCAGAGCCGGTGTCAGCCGTGAGGGGCGGCACCCGCCACGCCGTCCCGTTCACCCAGCGTCGCAGCAGCTAGAGAAGGAGCACCACCATGGAAGACAAGGCAACACTCGCCGCCGCAGCGGGCCGCGCTGCCGCGTGGGCCACCACCGCACAGGGCACCCTGGACACGGCAAGGGCGAACCTGCGCTCGACGCTACGCGCCGCCTGGATCGCCGGGACGACGCCGACTCAGGCAACCGTGGACACGCAGGCCGACGCCGTCAACCGCGCCGAGGCCGAGCTGTACGCCGCGAACGCGCTCGTCAGCGAGCTGTCCCAGTCGGTGAACTACGCATGAGCATCGAGGAGGGCCGCGCACTGTGGGAACGGCTCCACGGCCACGCCGAGGAGGAGCAGCACGACGCGGATGAGGGCGAGCAGCTCACAGGCATCGAGGCTGGGCGGGCGATGTACGCCGAGCTGCACCCGCGACGCGACTCTGGGAGTGCGACAGACGGCGTAGGGGTGGGGCATCTGTAGCGCTGGGGGCCTTCCCGGGTACAACCCCCTATGGGCGACCCATGCGCGCTTCCAGGCCCGACCGACGCGCGCCTAGCGGATGAGAGCGCGGGGACAGACCGTCGCGTAGGTCCTATCGATCGCGCGCCCTCAGGTATCCCTCTGCCCAGTCGTCTCGCTTCTCCTCCTCAGTCCGGTCGTCCTCGTCGTCGTCGTAGTAGTCCGTCCATTCGTCCTCCTCCGCCTCGCGGTGGATCCTATCGATCTCGTCGTGGACGGACTCCTCGTCCCAGAAGACGCGCTCACGGAGGCGTTCTGGCACCGCCTCAAGACACGCGTCCAGCTCCTCTGCGGCTGTTACCCCGATCAGGAGATGGACGAGCGCCACGTAGGCGCTGCGGAAGCCATAGCCGTGGCGGTCACCCTTCGAGAGCCAGTGGGCCAGCTCGTGCAGCACCACTGTCCTGTCCAGGTGCGGGCCGAAGTGCAGCGTGTCATCCTTCGGATCGTGCCAGGCAGCTGCCTGGTGATCACCGGGCACATCGAAGTAGACCTTCGGCGGCGGCTCCGGCAGATCGTGCCGCGCGATGACGGGGCCGAACATCTCCATCAGGACTTTTCCGGCACCATGCGCGATCAGATCGGCGACTATGAGTACATAGCTGAGTGTGTCCTCGATGAACGCCTCGACGTCCTCCGCGACGAGGTCATCGCTGTAGTCGTCGGGAAGGGTGCGCGCCTTGCACCACGCGGACTCGGCGAGATACGTGACCCAGGTGGTGTCCAGTGGAGGCGTTACCCAGACGGGCTTGACGTGGGTGGGCAGGACATGGTCGAGGGCTGTCTCCAGCGACGGGCTGAGCATCAGATACGCACCTTCTGGGTCGAGCTAGTCCAGTGCGGGTCGGGATGCCGGCTCGTCCGGAGCGGGGTCATCTTCGGCCCGTGTGTCTCATGGTAGGACTAGCGCGTCTGACGAGGCTGCCTTTCCGCTAACTGGCCAGCAGTGAGAGCGGATTGCGCAGGTCGGCACCTAGGACAGCGCAGACTGACCAGTTGAGCGCGATTCGAGCCAGCAGAATGTCGGCCAGATTGGAGTCGTAACAATCCGTAACAATCCCTCATCCGTGAGGCGGCTCCGCGTCCTTGAGACGATCCCGCCAGATGGTCGATAGGCGTGCCTTTGTGGCCCCCACTGACTTCTGGAGGAAGCTGCTCCGGGGTAGGGTCCCGAGTTCCTGCCTCATCTCCACAACGACCTCGGCGATCAGCCCGGCTGCGGACTGGCCGACGCTTGACTCAACGTAATCCGCTACGACCCTTCCGATCTCGTCGGCTCCCGCTGAGGGGTTCGCATTGAAGAGCAGGCTGAAGTGCTGAGCCAGATGCGCTATCGAATCCAGGTAGGCGCTTTCGCGCGCGTGGAGTGCGTCCATTAGCTTGGGCGAAGCGAGTAGCTGGGTCCGAAGGAACACCTTGTCCACAGACGTGAGGCGCGAGATAGGCCTGCCCGCGATCTTGTTTGCGATGTCCTGGGCCATCCCCTCTATCTCGGGCCTGATCCGGGCTAGATAGTCGGTGTAGGCCTCGTAGCGTGCCTCAAGCTCCCACTTACTGCGCTCACGACGTCCGGTGAGCCTATGCCTGATGTAGCCACTGATGAGCGTCAGGACCGCACCTCCGACGGCGCTAATGATGACCGTCCAGAAGGGGTCTGGTGTGCTTGCAGTGGCAGCGACAGCCGCCGCAACGGAGGGACTGGGAGTCATGCGTCCAACCTATACAACCGACCCCCGAGCCGTCGGGATCCGAGCGTGCTCGATTCGCTGACGCGCTCCACCGTGTGTCGCGCCATCTAGATCCCCCTCACGGTGCTCTACGGTTGGGGTACATCCGACACAAGGGGGGACGGGGCCGTGGGCTTCATCGACAACACGCCGAAAGACGGAACGACCAACACGCAGGAAGTTGCCATTGCGCTCGACAGGGCAGGCTTCGGTAGCGCCAGCCCGATCCAGGTATTCGCGGCTGGGCACGGCTGGGACAACTACCGCATCGAGCTGCACGATCGGCCCGAATCCGTAAACATGCGCTACCACTTCGAGGCGTGGCACGTCGATGATCCATCGGACCGAATCGTCGGTGAGGGCGCGGCTGACATCCAGTCGGCCGCAGGGCAGCTGGATCGCAAGAAGCTGAAGAAGCGACCGTCCCCTGATGCGCCCGCCGAGCCTCAGGCACCTACCAGCTGGCCCATCGTCACCCCGTAGCCCCTCCTCCGGCGCTGTGCCCCCTCACGTGAGGGGGCACTCCCGGTTGGCCCGTAAGGGATGCTGCCGGGCTCAGATGCCCGTCTAGCGGGCCTACTTCTTAGGCTGCGCTGAGGTTACTTGGAAGCGGAACTCTACCACGTCGCCGTCGGCCATGACGTAGTCCTTGCCCTCGATCCGAACCTTGCCGCGGGACTTGGCCTCGGCCATCGAGCCTGCATCGACGAGGTCCTCGAAGTGGACCACCTCGGCCTTGATGAAGCCGCGCTGGAAGTCCGTGTGGATCACCCCGGCCGCCATCGGCGCCGTGTCACCTCGGTGGATGGTCCACGCGCGGGTCTCCTTGGGGCCGGCGGTGAGGTAGGTCTGGAGCCCGAGAGTATGGAAGCCGACGCGCGCGAGCTGGTCGAGGCCCGACTCGTCCTGGCCGTTCATCTCGAGCATCTCGCGGGCCTCCTCCTCGGACAGCTCCACGAGGTCGGACTCGAGCTTCGCGTCAAGGAAGATCGCGTCCGCGGGCGCCACGAGAGCGCGGAGCTCCTCCTGCTTCTCGGGGCTCGTGAGGATGCCCTCGTCCGCGTTGAAGACGTAGATGAACGGCTTCGCGGTGAGGAGGTTGAGCTCCTTGAGGTGCTCCATGTCGAGCTTGTCCGAAGCGATGGACGAGAAGATCGTGTCGCCACGCTCGAGGACCTTCTGGGCGGCCTCGATCGCGGCGAGCTCGGCGGCGTCGCGCTTCTTGATCTTGACTTCCTTCTCGACGCGCGGAAGGGCCTTCTCGATCGTCTGGAGGTCGGCGAGGATGAGTTCGGTGTTGATGGTCTCCATGTCGGAGCGTGGGTCGACCTTGCCGTCCACGTGCACCACGTCCGGATCGTCGAAGACTCGGATGACCTGCGCGATGGCCTGGGCCTCGCGGATGTTGGCGAGGAACTGGTTGCCCAGGCCCTCGCCCTCGGAGGCGCCCTTGACGATGCCTGCGATGTCGACGAAGGAGACGGTCGCGGGGAGGATCCTCGCGCTGCCGAAGATCTCCGCGAGCTTGTCCAGGCGCGGGTCCGGGAGGCTCACCACACCGACGTTCGGCTCGATCGTCGCGAACGGATAGTTCGCCGCGAGGACCTGGTTGCGGGTCAGTGCGTTGAAGAGCGTCGACTTGCCGACGTTGGGGAGACCGACGATTCCGATAGTGAGAGCCACGGTCATCCATCATACCGGCGGGCATCTCCCAGAAATGTCAGAGCCGCGTGCGAGTGTGAGCACATGGACGGTACACAGATTCTCGTGATGGTGCTGGTAGCGCTGCTCGCGCTCGTGGTGGGGTGGTTGGCAGGCGCTGGCTGGGCGCGGCGGCGGGAGACGCACGACGGCGCGGGCCTCCCTGCGCTGCAGTCGCGCCTCGCGTCGGCGGAGGCGGCGCTTGCCGCGGCGACGGCGGAGCGTGACCTTCTCGTGCGGCAGAACGCCGCCCTGACGTCAATGGACGAGCAGGAGAACACCGTCCTGCATGCCCTGGCCCCTGTGGCAGAGAAGCTGAACGCGGTGCAGCACGCCGTCGCCGTGCTCGAAAGGGACCGAGTCGAGCAGTTCGGGCAGCTGTCCCAGCAGCTCCGGGAGGCGCGCGCCTCCGATGCCGCCGTGCTCCAGTCCGCCCACACGATCACCGCCGCGCTGGCCAACAACTCCTCGCGTGGTACGTGGGGCGAGGTCCAGCTGCGCCGCGTGGTCGAGGCCGCAGGCATGCTCGATCGGGTGGACTTCGCGGAGCAGGTCTCAACGTCCGGGGACACTGGTGCGGTGCGGCCGGACCTCGTAGTGCTGCTTCCCGGCGGGAAGCAGATCGTGGTGGATTCCAAGGTCCCCCTGGGGGCCTACCTCAAGGCACAGGAGCATGCGCAGGACCAGAGCTCATCCGGAGTCGAGCAGCGGGACCGGCACCTCGCGGAGCATGCCAAGGCCGTGCGCGCCCACGTGGACGCCCTCGCGTCGAAGAAGTACTGGGAGGCAGTGGGCGCAAGCCCGGAGCTCGTGGTGTGCTTCCTGCCGGCCGAGTCGTTCCTCGCGGAGGCACTCCGGGCCGACGCAGGCCTCCTGGACTACGCGTTCTCGCGGAACGTGGCCCTCGCCTCCCCCGCGACACTGATGGCGCTCCTGAAGGGTGTGGCGTTCGGGTGGCGTCAGGAGCTGCTCACCGAGAACGCCCGCGAGCTCTTCGACCTCTCCCAGCAGCTCTACGGGCGCCTGAGCACGATGGGTGGCCATGTGGCCCGGCTCGGGGCCTCGCTCAAGGGATCCGTGGAGCGATACAACGCGTTTATCGGCGCCCTCGAGTCGCGCGTACTGCCGACGGCACGCCGTATCAGCTCGCTTGATCTCGGCGCTCCCGAAACCCTGCCGGAGCTGCCGCCTGTCGAGACGACACCGAGAGTCCTCTCCGCAAGCGAGCTCCTCGACGAGCAGATGTGGAAGGACAACGGAATCAGTACCCTGCCCGGCACGCTGGGCGGGACCTCCGCAAGCGGTATCGCCGAGTCTCGCGACTCGGCGGGCCATTCCGACGGGCCCCGGCGCCACTCGGCCTGAACCGGCCCACCATCGAGCCACGCCAAGATCGGGCCTTGTGACGCCGAGATCGAGGTGCGAGCGGCTCTCGAGATCGGGGCCCTTCTCCGCGGGGAGAATCTCCCTGGCCCGGCGTTGGAACGAGGCCGTTTTGGTCCGGTGGCGCTCATTTGGGACACTTCACGCGGAGAAGGGCGCTTCCGGTTGGCGACAACCCGATGTGGGGCACCCCGACGGCCAAAGCGCAGTGCGGCCGTAGCCGGGAAGTGCGCTTGAGTGGCGCTTGTCCGCTACCGCCGCACTGCGATACGTGCTTGGCGGCATTGGGGACGCTGGAGGGGAATAGCCTCGAACGGCGGACAAGCAACGACGATCGGGTACCGAGCGACACAACCTCAGCGGCACACGGGGTGACCTCGCGCCCACACCGGATGACCTCGGCGACACAGGGGGTGACCTCGTGCGCACACCGGGCGACCTCGGCGGCACAGGGGGGTGACCTCGCGCCCACACCGGATGACCTCGGCGGAGGGAGACGAGGGACGGGTCAGCTCTGGGGGCGCTGACCGCGGCCGCCGAGGCCGCGACTCGAATCGCCGGCCTCCTTGAGCGTCGCGCGCAGCTCCTTGGGGAGCGAGAAGAGGATGTCCTCGTCGGCAGTGACGACCTCTTCCACGGTTCCGTAGCCGTACTCCGCAGCGAGGCGCAGGACGTCCTGGACGAGGACCTCAGGCACCGAAGCCCCTGAGGTCAGGCCGATCGTCGAGACTCCCTCGAACCAGGACTCGTCGACCTCGTTGGCGAAGTCGACCCGGTGCGAAGCCTTGGCACCGTACTCGAGGGCGACCTCCATGAGGCGCACGGAGTTCGAGGAGTTGGCCGAGCCGACGACGATGACGAGATCTGCCTGAGGGGCAATCTTCTTGATGGCCGCCTGGCGGTTGGACGTGGCGTAGCAGATGTCGTCGCTGGGTGGGTCCTGCAGATTCGGGAAACGCTCGCGCAGCCGGCGCACGGTCTCCATGGTCTCGTCAACCGAGAGGGTGGTCTGGGAGAGCCAGATGAGCTTGTCAGGGTCCTTGACCCGGATCGTGTCTGCCTCTTGGGGCGAGTTCACGATCTGGGTGTTCTCGGGGGCCTCGCCGTACGTGCCCTCGACTTCCTCGTGGCCCTCGTGACCGATGAGGAGGATCTCGTAGTCGTCCTTCGCGAAGCGCACGGCCTCGCGGTGCACCTTGGTCACGAGCGGGCACGTCGCGTCGATGGTGCGCAGCCCACGGTCCTCAGCGGAGCGCACGACGGCGGGACTCACCCCGTGCGCCGAGAACACCACGAGGGCGCCCTCAGGAACCTCATCCGTCTCGTCCACGAAGATCGCGCCGCGCTCCTCGAGGGTCTCGACGACGTGGCGATTGTGGACGATCTGCTTGCGCACGTAGATGGGCGCGCCGTAGTGCTCAAGCGCCTTCTCGACCGCGATGACGGCCCGGTCGACGCCGGCGCAATAACCACGCGGCGCCGCGAGGAGCACCTTCTTCGCACCGGCCACCGGAGCGGCCGCCGCCACGTGCTCAGGTGTGCGGCGGCGCCGCGGAACCGTGGGCATAGACAGGGAAACGGGGGTGGCGGTCATGGTCCCATGCTACCGGCGTGCGGCGGCGCGCCTTCTCCGGACCCCGGCCACCAACGAGAGCACCAGGCACACAACGCCGGCTATGGCGACAGCCCCGGTCCATGGCATGAAGGAATCGGAGAAGAGTGGCCCAAGGCGGCGGGCGAAAACCGAGGCCACGGTTCCCGCGCCGCCTTGGCCCCCGGCGAACATCGATGCGAGGAACGTTCCGGCCGCAAGGAGCGCGGCGACCAGAAGCAGTCCCAGGCCGGCCCAGCCGAGGGCTACCCCGCGGCGTCGTGCGAAGAGCAGGCCGAGCACGAATGCGAACACTGCGCCAAGGCTCAGGGGAACCGCGAGGCGCCCCGCATCCTGCATCACGGTAAGCCAAGAGCGCTGCTGCGCCGTGCCTACCGGGACCTCGATGCTCGGGGCCTCACCGAGGCTCACTCCCAGCGACGAGCCCATCCGGGCGAGCATCACACCGGCCAGCGGCCGCAGTTCGAGCGTGAATCCGGTCGTGGCAGTGACCGAGGAGAAATTGAGCCGATGGCTCTCCCGCACGGCCTCATCCCACGCGGCGGGATACCCGGGGTCTGTGGTGAGTGAGGTCACAATTCCCTTGGCCAGCCCCGTCGCGGCCGGCTGGAGCGCGGCAGGGACGTTGGACGCTGACACGACAGTCGAGGCGAGCGAGGTGCCCAGTGCGGTCTGGAACTCCGCGTCATTGCGCAGAGGCTCGAGCAGGTGAACGAAGCCACCCTCGTCGACCACGTTGCGGTCGATCCAGAGC
Protein-coding sequences here:
- a CDS encoding 4-hydroxy-3-methylbut-2-enyl diphosphate reductase; protein product: MTATPVSLSMPTVPRRRRTPEHVAAAAPVAGAKKVLLAAPRGYCAGVDRAVIAVEKALEHYGAPIYVRKQIVHNRHVVETLEERGAIFVDETDEVPEGALVVFSAHGVSPAVVRSAEDRGLRTIDATCPLVTKVHREAVRFAKDDYEILLIGHEGHEEVEGTYGEAPENTQIVNSPQEADTIRVKDPDKLIWLSQTTLSVDETMETVRRLRERFPNLQDPPSDDICYATSNRQAAIKKIAPQADLVIVVGSANSSNSVRLMEVALEYGAKASHRVDFANEVDESWFEGVSTIGLTSGASVPEVLVQDVLRLAAEYGYGTVEEVVTADEDILFSLPKELRATLKEAGDSSRGLGGRGQRPQS
- a CDS encoding DNA recombination protein RmuC is translated as MDGTQILVMVLVALLALVVGWLAGAGWARRRETHDGAGLPALQSRLASAEAALAAATAERDLLVRQNAALTSMDEQENTVLHALAPVAEKLNAVQHAVAVLERDRVEQFGQLSQQLREARASDAAVLQSAHTITAALANNSSRGTWGEVQLRRVVEAAGMLDRVDFAEQVSTSGDTGAVRPDLVVLLPGGKQIVVDSKVPLGAYLKAQEHAQDQSSSGVEQRDRHLAEHAKAVRAHVDALASKKYWEAVGASPELVVCFLPAESFLAEALRADAGLLDYAFSRNVALASPATLMALLKGVAFGWRQELLTENARELFDLSQQLYGRLSTMGGHVARLGASLKGSVERYNAFIGALESRVLPTARRISSLDLGAPETLPELPPVETTPRVLSASELLDEQMWKDNGISTLPGTLGGTSASGIAESRDSAGHSDGPRRHSA
- the ychF gene encoding redox-regulated ATPase YchF; the protein is MALTIGIVGLPNVGKSTLFNALTRNQVLAANYPFATIEPNVGVVSLPDPRLDKLAEIFGSARILPATVSFVDIAGIVKGASEGEGLGNQFLANIREAQAIAQVIRVFDDPDVVHVDGKVDPRSDMETINTELILADLQTIEKALPRVEKEVKIKKRDAAELAAIEAAQKVLERGDTIFSSIASDKLDMEHLKELNLLTAKPFIYVFNADEGILTSPEKQEELRALVAPADAIFLDAKLESDLVELSEEEAREMLEMNGQDESGLDQLARVGFHTLGLQTYLTAGPKETRAWTIHRGDTAPMAAGVIHTDFQRGFIKAEVVHFEDLVDAGSMAEAKSRGKVRIEGKDYVMADGDVVEFRFQVTSAQPKK